The nucleotide sequence ATTAAATCTTTTAGAGAATAAAGCCTTCGTAAAAAGATCCAGAATAAAATTTGACGGTTACTTTATGAATAAGGATTTAAGGTATAAGATGGAATACGATGTATTAGGGGGATATGTTCGCGATGCCCTTATAAAATATAGAATGGGTAATTTCGATTTTTGGTTTGGTCAGGGTAAGTTGCCCGGTAACAGGGAGCGTATAGTTTCATCAGCGAATTTGCAATTAGTTGATAGATCTATTTTCAATAAGAATTATACACTGGATCGTGATATTGGATTTCAGTTGCATCACAGTTTTAATATAGGGAATGTTGTAGTAAGAGATATATACGCCATTACTTCCGGAAAAGGGATACTTGATAACAGAATGTCATCCGGTCTTAGTTATACTGCAAAATTAGAAGTGTTGCCTTTTGGGAAGTTTACAAATAAAGGTGATTATATAAGTGGGGATCTTGTAAGAGAGGAGACGCCTAAGTTATCGGTTGCTGTATATGGTAATTATATCGAGGAAGCATATAAGGACAGGGGGCAGATAGGAAAGAGATATACGTCAACAGCTGATTTATTAAATTTGGGATTTGATATGTTGTT is from Bacteroidota bacterium and encodes:
- a CDS encoding FmdC precursor translates to MKIYNYFIVVLIFITSSLSAQVNYDGAGIGKGIRFKTNDDSFYLKFRTRIQTRWDFEQTPELNLLENKAFVKRSRIKFDGYFMNKDLRYKMEYDVLGGYVRDALIKYRMGNFDFWFGQGKLPGNRERIVSSANLQLVDRSIFNKNYTLDRDIGFQLHHSFNIGNVVVRDIYAITSGKGILDNRMSSGLSYTAKLEVLPFGKFTNKGDYISGDLVREETPKLSVAVYGNYIEEAYKDRGQIGKRYTSTADLLNLGFDMLFKYNGYSLMVEGGQRTGDGDAEFVYDLDQNIGAFYTGKGVNIQTGYLFKNNWEVAGRYSFTDPNNSDFHYGINDHTIGISKYIIGHAFKLQSDFTYRTMDGIDIVGSEKDMFIFRMQLEFQI